aaccactaaaattttttgtaattgataaataaagctAATGCGAAAGCCACACTAATTGAAACTATTAAAAAACTGTGAACAACAAGAACTCAGCCATGGACGAAGCCATAGAGTTCTTCAGCTGAGAATTGGAAGAGAAACAATACATAAAGAAGATCgtaattttgtaaaatgatCACTTAATTGTTCATCACTCATAAGATGTTTATATACATGTGTTTTAGATAAATCAATTAGTTtgttagaaaagaaaaaatatctaactaactaactatgACGTCATTAACTACAAAATGAAAACTAACTAACTGAATGAAATAATTGATACATATGCTTTAATTATGTTTGTTAATAGAACCAAAAAAGTTTCAAAAGCAAACACAAAAGCACTTTACAATAATTAGCCAATGAACTAtggatataaatataaataaataataataaggtataataTGCGTCATAATTCAGGCAACAATagacactttttttaaaataaataaaaataatgacactATTTTCTCATAATCACGGATTTAAATCATCTTTGAACATCTTTTTGGCTATGTATTATTGTTTAAAAAATTTGGCTTCGATTACTACTTGGGACTTTCATTCCTAAAAGCTATATCTGTTTCAAATTAAAGTGCATGTCGAAATtctaaatacaattttatatttttaaaacgtAATTTTTCAAggtttaatttcaaaatttataatcaaataaaaattaagtcTCCCAAATTCAAGAGTTTAATTTGTATACATaagtaattattatttcatctgtctcaatttatgtgattattTACTTTCCCTTTTAGTCCGtctaaaaaagaatgacacattttatattaagtaacaattttactataaaatgtttattttactcTTAAGGAAATGATTTACAGCCACAAAAATTTTTATAGTTCATTTTGGACCACAAGTTTTAAAACGGAGGGAGTGCAAGTCTGAtgagaaatttttttcttaaatcatactacatgcttttttgttttattttattcgaCACTTTacaaattttgagattcaaacaagtctatTTTTTAccgtaaatttttcataaatcttttaaatattttaaattattaattatagtactttttacgaagttacaaatatataaatttcatttcaaaaaattaaaaatttcatatgcaAATATCCaatcaaacttaaattgtttgacaaaaacaaacaaatcaaaCCTATTACAAAGATTTGTTGTCAACCTTTTGATTAATACATGTAACGTTGAAAACCCATATTACCTTTTAACTGATGTCCTGAGATGCTTGAAAGATTGATCAGATACAAATTGCTACAATATTATTGATTAAGTGCACTTGTGCTCATCTAAAATACACTTAGTTGAAATAAATTAACAACACTAGAACTTATAGTGTGTTTGgtcagttttttattttattttattttggtttttctAAGCGTTTTTTAGAAGTATACTTTTGgcgaaaataatttatatttaatcgctaaacaataacaattttttcttaaaataattttaagctACAATTAGTGTTTGATTAAGTCATCAAATCACACCAATAAAAATTGTGATGGAGTGATAAGTACTTTGTTATTCATAAGTAGAAATCTCTGGTTTGAGATATAAGGTAACTAATCTTGTGATTAATTTTAGAATTAGCTTTTCCatatttattttggaaaaaaaatactaagaTAACTTATTTTACGATGAGTTTAACGATTTAAAAAGTgtattatatctaaatttaaatatttaaatattatttaaatcaatttgtgtattactatattaaaaatatatcatatatgtatttttgttttttttattaaaaaaaataagctaTTTAATTCGTATCCATTTAGGGAAAATTAGCAATCAGatcaatatacataacataattagttaaaacaataacattttaaaatatttatttaaaatgtcagaatgacaatattttaaaaattatgttgtatTCAAAACAAAGAAGTCTGGCTAGAATTAGTCAAAACAAAACTgacttagagcctgtttggatgggcttaaacGTTGGCCAAACTGACTTAAAAATCAGTTTTGACTTATTTAAGTGTTTGACAATCAtcaaaattacttattttaagtcaaaaattacttattttaagccaaaagtcaAAAGCTAGCTGAGAGATGTttgttttttaacttaaaagcaTTTTATGTTGACCAAGTATATTATCTTTTgcccttaattttttttattaattattattattattaataaaataataataataataataataataatttgtgatgataaaaaaatatgtgagtGATAggaaatactattatttatggatgtaaatataaatttattttattttaattttttcttaagtaTAAATGCCTTGaattaatcaactttttatcatattaacaGTTTAAGTATATCCAAAAATCATTGCTATATATAAACTCAAACTATGTCAATGTTTTCAGCTTCAAACAATTAGCAATCAACATTATAATTAAAAGGTTTCAATATAGAAGATCCAAGACATAAATCTACAAATTTCAACCCTTTAAcctttaacataattttaaggataataaattaaaaagagaaaaaacaaaaaaaaaaattaaaataaaagttttagcTGTCAAACACGTGGATATCACCTACCAATATAAATATGGTTATATCATTTTAGGGGTAAAAAAATCAATGTTAATAGTTTAGGGGTaataaatatttagttaaaaATCCTCCTCCTCCTgcttttcttcctcttcttgcTTAAAGCCCTAAACCCTTTGAAAGCATAATGTCAAACTgtgaagtaaaaagaaaatgatctCACTCCTCTGAAATAGGAGCGGCAGTTCAAGGATAAGACATTTAACACTATTTCATTCTCTTCAAAACCCACATCTTTAACTATGGTAAACATTTTCTGAGCTacttttaatttcttcaaaaaaagaTTCTTCTCATTAGTGGCTTAAATGGGTGTATTAATATGAATTTGTTTCGATATTACAGGATACTACACTAAGTGTGGTGGAGATGCAGCAGTTATACAATAGATTTAAGCCAGTGTTATGGGTTGTTAGAATTAAATACATTGCTGAAAACAGACATATGGAAACATTTGGAACTGCTTTCTCTGTGAGTAGTGATGGATTATTATTAACTAcatctcattttttcccaaaaaCATTTTATGAATTGGATGTGAGGAGGTTAGATGAACCTAATTTTCAATCGGCTACTGTAGCGTATGAAAAGCCGAAATGGGATGTTTTGTTGCTGCAGCTCATAGATATGAATGATTGCCCATATGTTGGACTTAACAACAATGATTCACTCTCAGTGGGTCAAATTTTATTGCACATTGGGCATCCTTATAATTTTGTGGGGTCGTTTTTGACGGGTAAAATTGCCTTTGAATGTAAAGGTAATATTGAAATACCTAGGACCAATTTAACTTGCAAAAGTTATACACCTAGTGCCTTAGAGACTACCCCTGAATATAGAATTATGGGCGATATTTGGAATAGACATGTGTTTGTTGATCCTCGGTCTTTTACCTATGAAAAGAATCTTCATCCTTTTGTTCCTGTGATACAAATGTGTGGCTTCATTTGTGGAGAAGGTTGTTCGGGTGGCCCTGTTTTCAATGTTAGAGGGGAAGTTGTAGGAATGGTTGCAATGTCTGCAAATGGATATGAAATCGCTATTCACGTTGCAATATTGAGAGAAACATTAAGGCTGTTTAAAGAACAACACTCAGACGACGATgaaaatgggaaaagaaaagctATACCTCATCCTAAAATTCAGGTTCAATACCATCATTAGTCTAAATTATTTGTACAAGTAACTCATTGTGCTTAACACATTAATTTAATGTAGGCTGGAGATTCAAAGAAATTCAAAGCACATCACGTCGATCGAAAAGGAAAAGGTAAATTATGCCTTTCAtgaatattcattttttcttctctttcaagTTTCAACTACCACTTTGTTGATGTGGATGAAAATTGTTCCCTACTGATAGTTAGGTTTTATTAGTGTGGGGCATATTGGATGAGGCTAGAGTAAGGGCCAAAGTAGTTGTAGTAGGggtaaattatttatttattggagTGAAGTACTCACCATCTTTGTTAAGTCGGTCTAATTagctatattatttttttaaattaatttttataatgtgTCAGTATTGGAGATAGAAGATGTACGTTGGATCTTGTCCAGATTTTCCGGTGTGTATGATTCATTTTGGATTCTAGGGGTAATGGATCCGTTATTTTTAACATCCAaagttgaaataatttttttctgtaTATGTAAGTCGTCCTTCTTTGTTACTCTGTGTTGGTCTTCTTATCTGTTGTCTCCGTTTAGTGAAGTTACTGTTTGTCAAGATTTGATTCTTTTGGGATTTGATATGCTTCAATCGGTGGATATGGTGTGATATGTATTTCTTTGAAAGTGGCTTTCTCTTCCTCCGTAATTTCTGTCACAGTATCCATAATTGTATCAGCAACGATTCCATTGTCATTTCTGTCACAGTATCCATAATTGTATCAGCAACGATTCCATTGTCGGGTGGCGCAGGTGGATTTAAATTTTCTTGgcaatagtttatattttggTTACGATAGAATTTGGGTTTTTCTAGTGGAAAGTTTGACCTTCAAGATAGTGTTATGTGACGTCCCGCCACAATTTCAGTCTGATTTGGAGTTCGAATGGAGCGGAAGGATCTAGAGTTGTGAAGAGGTTTGCAGAGAACTCTAGAACCTTTTAGATTTCTGGAGAAGACTAGAgaataatttagatatttttggaAGAGTTTAtcatattctaaaaataatttagatatttttggaAGAGTTTAGCATACTTTAAAAAGTGTAGAATTCTTTAGAATATGGACTTAagtctaaatattttaaaaacttgtagagtaatttttatttacacttagGCTCTTAgaaagtagtataaatagaatGCCTCTCATTTGTAAATCAATTCAAGAAGAAAAGTTGTAAACAAATTTTCCAAAGTAATACAAGTCTTCTTCTAAAGTTCTTTTTTGCTCTCTCTTAGCGTTCCGAGTCTtaaaggcttacttgagcttacaataccgtgaaagattcgtgagtaagttgtcaagtgccgcacggagtcttACCAAATATTGGATGAGGCTAGAATAGGGGACCAAAGTAGCTGTAGTAGGGGAGTAAAAATACTTATACCACCTGTCGGTCTGATTagctatattatttttttaattaatttttatgacGTGTCAGTATTGGAGATAGAAGATATATGTTGGATCTTGTCCAGATTTTCCGGTGTGTATGGTTCATTTTGGATTATAGGGGTAATGGATCCCTTATTTTTAACAACCAaagttgaaataattttttttctgtatTTGTAAACTTGAGAATCAAGGTACTTGCCTTTTCGGCATGAAATAATTTAACCTGGGTCGTCCTTCTTTGTTACTCTGCGTTGGTCTTCTTATCTGTTGTCTCCGTTTAGTGAAGATTACTGTTTGTCAAGGTTTGATTCTTTTGGGATTTGATGTGATTCAATCGGTGGATATGGTGTGATACGTATTTCTTTGAAAGTGGTTTTCTTCCTCCGTAATTTCTGTCACAGTATCCATAATTGTATCAGCAACGATTCCATTGTCGGGTGGCGCAGGTGGATTTAAATTTTCTTGGCAATAGTTCATATTTTGGTTATGATAGAATTTGGGTTTTTCTAGTGAAAAGTTTGACCTTCAAGATAGTGTTATGTGACATCCCGTCACAATTCCAGCCTGATTTGGAGTCCGAATGGGGGCCGAAGTATCTAGAGTTGTGAAGAGGTTTGCAGAGAACTTTAGAACCTTCT
This window of the Solanum pennellii chromosome 2, SPENNV200 genome carries:
- the LOC107010226 gene encoding uncharacterized protein LOC107010226 isoform X2, whose protein sequence is MDTTLSVVEMQQLYNRFKPVLWVVRIKYIAENRHMETFGTAFSVSSDGLLLTTSHFFPKTFYELDVRRLDEPNFQSATVAYEKPKWDVLLLQLIDMNDCPYVGLNNNDSLSVGQILLHIGHPYNFVGSFLTGKIAFECKGNIEIPRTNLTCKSYTPSALETTPEYRIMGDIWNRHVFVDPRSFTYEKNLHPFVPVIQMCGFICGEGCSGGPVFNVRGEVVGMVAMSANGYEIAIHVAILRETLRLFKEQHSDDDENGKRKAIPHPKIQAGDSKKFKAHHVDRKGKGRLA
- the LOC107010226 gene encoding uncharacterized protein LOC107010226 isoform X1, coding for MDTTLSVVEMQQLYNRFKPVLWVVRIKYIAENRHMETFGTAFSVSSDGLLLTTSHFFPKTFYELDVRRLDEPNFQSATVAYEKPKWDVLLLQLIDMNDCPYVGLNNNDSLSVGQILLHIGHPYNFVGSFLTGKIAFECKGNIEIPRTNLTCKSYTPSALETTPEYRIMGDIWNRHVFVDPRSFTYEKNLHPFVPVIQMCGFICGEGCSGGPVFNVRGEVVGMVAMSANGYEIAIHVAILRETLRLFKEQHSDDDENGKRKAIPHPKIQAGDSKKFKAHHVDRKGKVLEIEDVRWILSRFSGVYDSFWILGVDLHEMKFEDSHCKYNIY